In Rhodospirillales bacterium, the DNA window AGCCTTTTCGGCGCTCTGGTGTCCTTTGGAATGGGAACGATCGCCGTTACCGATATCAATAAAAATCCGGAGAAAGAAAACGCTATTCTGGGTACCGCTTTAGCGGTAATGTCCGCAGGTGCGATCATTACCCTCGCCCTGCAATCAATTATTATATTTCAATTAAGGCCGGGAGATTCCCTGATGCACACGCTGGTGCTGGTGATTGGCATCTCATATTTATTCAGGCCGCTGCATTCCGCAGTTTCAATATATTACCAGGCAAAACCGGAATACAAACCGATCGTCGTTACTTCTAATGTGGCTTTTATCGTCACCAGCCTGCTTAAGGTTCTTGCATTGGCCAATTCCAGTAGTCTTCAGGTCCTTGCGGCCATTAGTTCATTTGAGGCAATTTTGCTATGCCTTTTATTGACTGTTTACTATCAAAGAACAACCAATGGGTTTAAGCAGTGGGGCATCGACAAAAATATTTTTTCAAATTATCTGCGACAAGGTCTGCCGCTTTTCATTTCTACTTTGTCTTCAGATGTGTACATGCGTATTGATTTGGTGATGGTGGGTGATTTGCACTCGAACTATGAAGCCGGAATATATTCCATCGCAGTTACAATGGTACAAATCTGGTATTTTTTACCTGTAGTAGTGTACAATTCTATATTCCCCGACCTTATAAGACTGGAAAAAAGTAACCATGAGTTATTTCTGCAGAAGTTGCAAAAATTCTATAACTATATGGGAATACTTTCCTATGCAATTTGCATACCTGTAGCGCTTTTCTCCGGATATATTATCAGCCTGCTTTTTGGGGCTGCTTATAAAGATTCCGGTCTGATATTGAGCATCCTGATCTGGGGAGCAGCACTGGTCAATTTCGGAATGCCCAGAAATGCATATATGTTCTCAAAAGGTTATTACACGCTGCATCTGAAAATAACGATTACCGGCGGAATCATGAATATCCTCTTAAACTTATTATTGATTCCGCAGATGGGTGCCCTGGGCGCAACAATTGCTACTTTGATCACTTATTTCTATACAAATATCGTGAGCAACTTTTTCTACAAGCAGATAAAGGAAAATGGACACATGATCTTCAAAGCCATGTTAAAGCCGGCCTTATAAAGTAGTTTTTACTTCTGTATATTTTATTAATGTCTGACGCGAAAAAAGATTCCTACTTTAAAAATACAAGGCCTGAAATGTTGGGCTTTATTCCCTCCGGTATTAAAACTTTACTGGACGTCGGTTGTGGCGCAGGAAGATTTGCATTTTCTGTCAAACAAAGGTACAATTGTGAAGTATGGGGAATCGAACCGAACAGTCAATTTGCATCGGAGGCCAATGGCATATTGGACAAGGTGATCAATAATGTATATACCGGTGAAGTTGAACAGATAGAGGGAAAACAGTTTGATTGCATTGTGTTTAATGACGTGCTGGAACATATGGAAGACCCATGGAAAATCTTGAAAGCATCCCGGTCAAATCTGACAAACCAGGGCGTTGTTGTTGCCTCAATACCCAATCTCAGGTTTTGGGAAGTACTGTGGGGTTTGTTGATCAAGGGAAGTTTCACATACACCGAGTCTGGCATCCTTGACAGTACGCATCTCCGTTTTTTTACACGGAAAGAAATGATTAAACTGTTTGAAGATACAGGATACGA includes these proteins:
- a CDS encoding class I SAM-dependent methyltransferase; this encodes MSDAKKDSYFKNTRPEMLGFIPSGIKTLLDVGCGAGRFAFSVKQRYNCEVWGIEPNSQFASEANGILDKVINNVYTGEVEQIEGKQFDCIVFNDVLEHMEDPWKILKASRSNLTNQGVVVASIPNLRFWEVLWGLLIKGSFTYTESGILDSTHLRFFTRKEMIKLFEDTGYDIINIEGINAFRGKKWRIFNFIFLNRFWDCQFLQFAVVAKKR
- a CDS encoding flippase, which codes for MMFLAKVKGLVGRITTNKQLIRNVSWLLGDKILRYSISLVVVVWTARYLGPSNNGVLAYAISFTSLFGALVSFGMGTIAVTDINKNPEKENAILGTALAVMSAGAIITLALQSIIIFQLRPGDSLMHTLVLVIGISYLFRPLHSAVSIYYQAKPEYKPIVVTSNVAFIVTSLLKVLALANSSSLQVLAAISSFEAILLCLLLTVYYQRTTNGFKQWGIDKNIFSNYLRQGLPLFISTLSSDVYMRIDLVMVGDLHSNYEAGIYSIAVTMVQIWYFLPVVVYNSIFPDLIRLEKSNHELFLQKLQKFYNYMGILSYAICIPVALFSGYIISLLFGAAYKDSGLILSILIWGAALVNFGMPRNAYMFSKGYYTLHLKITITGGIMNILLNLLLIPQMGALGATIATLITYFYTNIVSNFFYKQIKENGHMIFKAMLKPAL